The genomic DNA CTTGCGCAGGCTGGAACACTTCATCATGATTATGGTAATCAACatcctcttcatcttcattttcatcttcGATTGGGATGTTCCGTTCTTTGCATATATTATGCATGATGCCACATGCCATGATGATCTTAGCTGCCTTTTGTGGGTCAACTCTTATTTCGCCATGGAGAACCTGAAATCTTCTTTTTAGTTGACCTATCCCTCTTTCCACGACACTTGTGAGCCCTGTGAACAATATTAAAATTACCGAGTTAGTCTTCTTGTTGCAAAtggtaatacagtggtacctcgagatacgaaaggctcaacttacaaaaaactcgagatacgaaagctgacacaaaaaattttactgctctacatacaaaaagttttcaagatacaaaaggcttctgaaagtccgagattcgcccgataacaattttgaaacttgcgccgcGCGCcaccatcttagttctagtagactcgccaccatcctcctgctctcccattggttcctgatgctagccaagccatgagatccttctctcctattggacagcatccctcccatcatgcatcttacgtggtgacgtgccttcgctcggccactttgcacccgaagctttatcgtacgcatgtgGCATTctttcggtccaacgatttcgtttagtatcgtaaattcgttagtgattttgttgtgctactttatcgtgttgtgagaacctaattagtatacatactacatacataacttaattacgtacagtacatattagtcatagatcccaagaaagttgctgaagttcacagaaagaagagaatgctttctatggagacaaaaatggagataataaaaaggtatgaagctggcttgcggttgagtgtgatcactaaggaatacggccaaaatccgtcgacgataggcaccatccttaagcagaaggaagccatcaaagtagctacaccttccaagggcgtgactatgttgtccaacaagaggagccatgtgcataatgaaatggaaaggctgcttcttgtatggatcgaggacaaagaaatcgatggcaatacgataactgagacggcaatctgccagaaggccagcgctattttcggcgatttgattgtccaagccgaagacgacggcagagaggggacatcaacggcaaccccagagttcaaggcttctcatgggtggttcgaaaaattccgtaaacggactggcatccattcgatggtgaagaaattgaaattacgtaaagtataaaaaagtaaaaagaaatgtaaaaatcaaaaaacgacaaaataaattttattttaagttttttgtaaagttaagtgttacagttttgttaatgtgttttgtaaagtttagcttgtttttctgacattcttttatgtgtttcgtaaagttaagtgtacgtatctgccatttgtcctcctctgccgccactttcggagatagcctcactcgaaaggtaagcttccacattttacgttacagtaataatatttcttgtacactaatatacactttatttacaggttttgcatttttattattaagttatgtattgaatggtccaaattgttgtagtatttcattgtttataggtcaatttacctttattatgaaatttactggggtgtttttggagggcttggaacggattagccattttacatgttaaatgtggtccaagatacgaaaatctcatgatacgaaaggcgcctcgaaacagattaattttgtatctcgaggtactattCGAGTTCAGCAGGCATGGCGTAAGGaagcatattatgaaaaaaagttgtttatCTTGACCTAAAATGTAAGTATGAAAGTCGAACTAGGAAATAACCAATCAGTGATAGGCTAGGTAGGTGTTTTAGGTTTGTAGTATGGGCACTAGCCTAACCTAAACACCTATCTAACCTGTCACTGAATTGATTATTAGCTATACCTAGCCCCAGCAACCGCCTCCCCCCCCTTTTAACAGTTTCATAAAATGCTTCCCTAGCCTATGCCATGCATGCCGAACTTGAATATTACAATTGGTAGGTAATATTCTAATTTATCAGGCATCCCGTAAGGAAGCATTTAAGAAACGTTGAGGTAGGCTAAAGTATTTGCAAAAATTACATTAAGGTTCATACCTGTGAGTTGTGCATTAGCTGTGATGTCTTTATCTATCATAGTCTATGtgctctctcatttttatttcgtTCTGGCTTCTGAACAGATTTGAAACATTGAGCAGCTAATGAATCAGAAAAGACTGAAGCGGTtgattaaacaaatattaatgaATCTGTGAAGACTGTCTAAATTTGCATTTTACAGTAAAAATGTGTTGCCTCTCTGGGCGCTGCCCCTGACTCTGCTTATTGCCTCGCATTTTTGCTGTTTTACTCACTAAAGTACAAATTTTTCAATTGACACCCTGAGTCAGTGCTCTTAACCTTAAATGTAAACAATGTAACTAGGCTATGCATTAATTGTGATAAGCTTCTTGATGATGTCCATCAGGCCTTAGGTATGGGGTCAGCAACCAGCGTTTACACGGGTACCCACTATCCCCTAACAAATAGTATCCTGCAGGTATTCTGTACTCTTCAAATCTTCGCCAAAGTCCATTTTCACATAAATTTCTTGAGTCACGAACAGATCCTGGCCACTTTGCAACAATGTTCCTCACTAGGTAATTAGCATAAAAAACAACTTGTACATTGATGTTGTGAAAGTTTTTACTATTAACGTAAACTTCTTCAAAATCTTTTGGAGCAACAATTTTTATATGGGTGCCATCAATCACACCCACTACACCAGGGAATCCAGCAATTTGTGAAAAATCCACTTGTATTCTTTGAATTTCCACAGGATTAGTTGGGAACTTCACAAATCTTTGAACCATCCGTGGAGCTGTAAGAGCATCAACAGTCTGCATAATTATTCTGCAATTGTGGGCTGAGAGAGGCCAAAGTCATCATCATTGCAGAGTTGCATTTTGCCTGTTGAAAAATACCTCAAAGTTACTGCCACTTTCATCTCAGGTGTTACGGCATGACTCCTCTCTgtgcggttggcaatcgcctctctgatcaagtcagtcacatacatgaggccactttgatcaactctatatc from Macrobrachium nipponense isolate FS-2020 chromosome 22, ASM1510439v2, whole genome shotgun sequence includes the following:
- the LOC135198279 gene encoding putative nuclease HARBI1, with translation MQTVDALTAPRMVQRFVKFPTNPVEIQRIQVDFSQIAGFPGVVGVIDGTHIKIVAPKDFEEVYVNSKNFHNINVQVVFYANYLVRNIVAKWPGSVRDSRNLCENGLWRRFEEYRIPAGYYLLGDSGYPCKRWLLTPYLRPDGHHQEAYHN